A window from Methylocystis sp. MJC1 encodes these proteins:
- a CDS encoding VanZ family protein, protein MLAWACVLVILALSLAPGDARPHTILPGKLEHFIAYAGTGFLFSIAYRCLRTRAQIWGALVIASVVLEAIQSFIPGRSPDLLDALASSMGLTVGLTFGAVLTRLGPRA, encoded by the coding sequence ATGCTGGCTTGGGCATGCGTCTTGGTGATCCTGGCGCTTTCACTGGCGCCTGGCGACGCCCGCCCGCACACGATTCTGCCGGGGAAGCTCGAACATTTCATCGCCTATGCTGGAACGGGGTTCCTTTTCAGCATTGCGTATCGATGTCTTAGAACGCGGGCGCAGATTTGGGGCGCGCTCGTTATCGCCAGCGTCGTCTTGGAGGCGATTCAGAGTTTCATCCCCGGGCGGTCGCCTGATCTTCTCGATGCATTGGCAAGCTCGATGGGATTGACCGTTGGGCTCACATTTGGCGCCGTCTTGACGCGTCTCGGGCCTCGGGCCTGA
- a CDS encoding amidohydrolase family protein: MDGKIGLEEHFGTADFLHDSEGVVPADRWDELKSRILDIHDRRLRLMDEYGMEMMILSLTSPGIQEIPDAPTAIETARRLNDYLAEQVAKRPDRFQGFAALPMQDPDAACLELERCIGALGFRGALVNGFTELGADREALYYDMPRYRPFWALMEQLGAPFYLHPRNPLPRNAGVYEGQEWLMGPTWAFGSETAVHALRLMGSGLFDEHPGLAIIMGHLGEGLPYSIWRVDHHNAWAKAPPKHKAKRGLREYFQENFYLTTSGNFHTPTLMCAIAELGSDHVLFSTDWPFENIDHAALWFDAVDMSEADRRKIGRTNAQKLFKLGGDGA; encoded by the coding sequence ATGGACGGTAAGATCGGGCTCGAGGAGCATTTCGGCACCGCGGATTTTCTTCACGACTCCGAGGGTGTCGTGCCGGCCGACCGTTGGGACGAGCTGAAAAGCAGGATTCTCGACATCCACGACCGCCGTCTGCGGCTGATGGACGAATATGGCATGGAGATGATGATCCTGTCGCTGACGTCGCCCGGGATACAAGAGATTCCAGACGCGCCTACGGCCATCGAAACCGCCCGACGCTTGAACGATTACCTCGCCGAACAGGTCGCCAAACGCCCGGATCGGTTTCAAGGCTTTGCGGCGCTGCCGATGCAGGACCCGGACGCCGCCTGTCTGGAGTTGGAGCGCTGCATCGGCGCCCTCGGCTTTCGCGGCGCCCTTGTGAACGGCTTCACCGAGCTTGGCGCGGACCGCGAGGCTCTCTACTACGACATGCCCAGGTATCGTCCGTTCTGGGCGCTCATGGAGCAACTCGGCGCGCCTTTCTATCTTCACCCGCGAAATCCGCTGCCGCGCAACGCCGGCGTTTACGAGGGTCAGGAATGGCTCATGGGGCCCACCTGGGCCTTCGGCAGCGAAACGGCGGTGCACGCCTTGCGCTTGATGGGATCGGGCCTCTTCGACGAGCATCCGGGCTTGGCCATCATCATGGGGCATCTCGGCGAAGGGCTTCCTTACAGTATCTGGCGCGTCGATCATCATAACGCATGGGCCAAGGCGCCGCCGAAGCACAAAGCGAAGCGCGGCCTTCGCGAATACTTCCAGGAAAACTTCTACCTGACGACATCCGGCAATTTCCATACGCCGACGCTGATGTGCGCGATTGCCGAACTAGGGTCTGACCACGTCCTGTTTTCGACGGATTGGCCTTTCGAAAACATCGACCACGCCGCGCTTTGGTTCGATGCGGTCGACATGAGCGAAGCCGACCGCCGCAAGATCGGCCGGACGAACGCGCAGAAGCTTTTTAAATTGGGCGGCGACGGCGCGTAG